A single Amphiura filiformis chromosome 8, Afil_fr2py, whole genome shotgun sequence DNA region contains:
- the LOC140158992 gene encoding CDGSH iron-sulfur domain-containing protein 1-like gives MEGMDLVRWIPTVGGLAAILYVTVQHLRGGCDAARGKGQVNQTVQKDTEKVVHSFDIEDLGDKQAFCRCWKSSKFPYCDGSHNKHNKETGDNVGPLCLSKKSDS, from the exons ATGGAAG GTATGGATTTGGTTCGTTGGATCCCTACAGTGGGAGGTCTTGCTGCCATTCTCTATGTGACGGTACAGCACCTGAGAGGTGGTTGTGATGCTGCCAGGGGCAAAGGTCAGGTGAATCAAACTGTACAGAAAGACACAGAGAAAGTGGTGCATTCCTTTGACATTGAAGATCTTGGAGACAAGCAAGCATTCTGTCGCTGCTGGAAGTCAAGCAAG TTCCCATACTGCGATGGCTCTCACAACAAGCACAACAAGGAGACAGGGGACAATGTAGGCCCACTATGCCTATCAAAGAAGTCTGACAGTTAG